Proteins from a single region of Methanomicrobiales archaeon:
- a CDS encoding glycosyltransferase family 2 protein, with amino-acid sequence MNSPKISILMPTYNDEKHIRESIESVLSQTYENWELIISHQLSNDKTEFIVSEYLEDSRIKLIPRQECTGQLNALYSACDLVCGNFVTMLHSDDKYIDQNSLKNTISALITNCYDGVYGDLCTLRSDRKIGTIKTPKYVNPRIVNTIFNLKGSNIINDVFFVRSDIFKKYVIERYIIWNMPYWFSYEGSSIKVLKLLKVPPWYLYSINQENYIHSEVGKFEVLNGCLRTCIEYSKRFYMPMHKLTRNIDIVLYRFLNLNLIYSKINMTNTIDKSAIKSTIFDYYNEMSNNHYIDSLISFYDNYPSSRDVEIEREICQSDDYFGKDARIFYKDIQTECIPELHQFLINEANKGYRKVFVKDNKCRKKVEVALKFLNFLAKVEIR; translated from the coding sequence ATGAATTCGCCGAAAATATCAATTTTAATGCCTACTTATAATGATGAAAAACATATTCGTGAATCCATCGAATCTGTCCTAAGTCAAACTTATGAAAATTGGGAACTCATAATATCTCATCAACTTTCTAACGATAAAACTGAATTTATTGTCTCAGAATATTTAGAGGATTCACGTATAAAATTAATTCCAAGGCAGGAGTGCACCGGTCAACTAAACGCTCTTTATTCAGCATGTGATTTGGTTTGTGGCAACTTTGTAACTATGTTACATTCAGATGATAAGTACATAGATCAGAATTCATTAAAGAATACAATTTCAGCATTAATCACAAACTGTTATGATGGAGTTTACGGTGATCTGTGTACCTTGAGATCCGATAGAAAAATAGGAACAATAAAAACTCCAAAATATGTTAATCCGCGCATTGTAAATACAATATTTAACTTAAAGGGATCAAATATCATTAATGATGTTTTTTTTGTTAGATCGGATATATTTAAAAAATATGTTATTGAACGCTACATCATTTGGAATATGCCTTACTGGTTCTCATATGAAGGGAGTTCTATTAAGGTATTAAAATTGCTCAAAGTCCCACCTTGGTATTTATATAGCATTAACCAGGAGAATTACATTCATTCGGAGGTCGGAAAATTTGAGGTCCTCAATGGGTGCTTGAGAACATGTATTGAGTATTCAAAACGCTTCTATATGCCTATGCATAAACTCACCAGAAATATTGACATAGTTTTATATCGTTTTCTAAATTTAAATTTAATTTATTCAAAGATAAATATGACAAATACTATCGATAAATCAGCAATAAAATCTACTATATTTGACTATTACAATGAAATGAGTAACAATCACTACATAGATTCCTTAATAAGTTTCTATGATAATTATCCTTCCAGTCGCGATGTAGAAATTGAAAGGGAAATTTGTCAGTCTGATGATTACTTTGGCAAAGATGCAAGAATCTTTTATAAAGACATTCAAACTGAATGTATTCCTGAACTTCATCAGTTTTTAATTAATGAAGCTAATAAGGGTTATAGAAAAGTATTTGTCAAAGATAATAAATGTCGAAAGAAAGTTGAAGTTGCGTTAAAATTTTTAAATTTTCTCGCGAAAGTTGAAATTCGATAA